One window from the genome of Paracoccus marcusii encodes:
- a CDS encoding VOC family protein produces the protein MTGLHHVTAITRDVQANVDFWMGFLGLSLVKQTAGFEDAEQLHLFYGDATGAPGSLVSFLVWQDGAPGRVGHGQVAEIALAIPRARIGDWLTRAMQRGLRVEGPVREFGAPVLRLRDPDGIIVKLVGGDIPDTGWPAAPARLQGVTLWSQDAPATAAFLARFGYAPQGIEGGVTRLASNRDAIDIRDTAGFVPGIPGTGVIDHVALRVPDVAAIDEHRAALTDVTVHDRLYFTSLYVRDPAGILIELATDGPGMAVDEDDLGRTLKVPPHMTDDTDLRLRLPQFARPGEERTPMRDLPFIHRIHTPDDADGSVILLLHGTGGSESDLMPLAHRIAPRATLLGLRGRSTEEGVARFFRRLSMASFDQDDIRSEAAAFAGFWEGAMAAYGLDPARLTVLGYSNGANFAGAVMALHPGLIARAILIRPMLVLDPAPRADLSGVRVLTLQGARDPYGHYAPALNDWLAASGADLDARTIAAGHEIAPEDLAAASAWMASSGA, from the coding sequence ATGACGGGACTTCATCACGTGACGGCCATCACGCGCGACGTGCAGGCCAATGTCGATTTCTGGATGGGCTTTCTGGGCCTGTCGCTGGTCAAGCAGACCGCGGGGTTCGAGGATGCCGAACAGCTGCACCTGTTCTATGGCGATGCCACGGGCGCGCCCGGGTCGCTGGTCAGCTTCCTGGTCTGGCAGGACGGCGCGCCCGGTCGCGTGGGACACGGACAGGTGGCCGAGATCGCCTTGGCCATCCCCCGCGCGCGGATCGGCGACTGGCTGACCCGCGCCATGCAGCGCGGCTTGCGCGTCGAGGGGCCGGTCCGCGAATTCGGTGCGCCGGTCCTGCGCCTGCGCGACCCAGACGGGATCATCGTCAAGCTGGTGGGCGGGGACATCCCCGATACCGGCTGGCCCGCGGCCCCCGCCCGCCTGCAGGGCGTAACCCTGTGGTCGCAGGACGCCCCGGCCACGGCGGCGTTCCTGGCACGCTTCGGCTATGCCCCCCAAGGCATCGAAGGCGGCGTGACGCGCCTGGCATCAAACCGCGACGCGATCGACATCCGCGACACGGCAGGGTTCGTGCCGGGCATTCCGGGAACCGGGGTGATCGACCATGTCGCCCTGCGCGTGCCCGATGTCGCGGCGATCGACGAGCACCGGGCCGCGCTGACCGATGTGACGGTCCATGATCGGCTGTACTTCACCTCTCTCTATGTCCGCGATCCTGCGGGCATCCTGATCGAACTGGCGACCGACGGTCCCGGCATGGCCGTGGACGAGGACGACCTCGGCCGGACCCTGAAGGTCCCGCCACACATGACCGACGACACCGACCTGCGGCTGCGCCTGCCGCAATTCGCCCGCCCGGGCGAGGAAAGGACCCCCATGCGCGATCTGCCCTTCATCCACCGCATCCACACCCCTGACGATGCAGACGGGTCGGTGATCCTCCTGCTGCACGGCACCGGCGGATCGGAATCCGACCTGATGCCGCTGGCGCATCGCATCGCGCCGCGCGCCACCCTGCTGGGCCTGCGCGGCCGGTCGACCGAGGAGGGCGTCGCCCGGTTCTTCCGGCGCCTGTCCATGGCCAGCTTTGACCAGGACGACATCCGGTCCGAAGCCGCGGCCTTTGCCGGCTTCTGGGAGGGTGCGATGGCGGCCTATGGCCTCGACCCCGCGCGGCTGACGGTGCTGGGCTATTCGAACGGCGCAAACTTTGCGGGGGCGGTGATGGCTCTGCATCCGGGGCTGATCGCGCGGGCGATCCTGATCCGGCCGATGCTGGTGCTGGACCCGGCGCCACGGGCCGATCTGTCGGGGGTCCGGGTTCTGACGCTGCAGGGGGCGCGCGACCCCTATGGACATTACGCCCCGGCGTTGAACGACTGGCTGGCCGCAAGCGGGGCCGATCTGGACGCCCGCACGATCGCGGCGGGACACGAGATCGCCCCCGAGGACCTTGCCGCGGCCAGCGCCTGGATGGCCAGTTCCGGGGCATGA
- a CDS encoding VOC family protein, whose product MTGIAHVALTVRDLPGMARFYQTVLGLEPMGADGAQRDLGAGGQVLIRLSGDPAAIPRDPRDAGLFHTAFLLPDRAALGRWLRHAADTGVRLTGASDHDVSEALYLDDPEGNGIEIYRDRPASDWTRDGDRVRMVTERLDLNDLAAAADGPWQDAPAGTQIGHVHLQVGAMDAADDFMQGTLGLTRTHDAPGGGWYGWNGYHHHLAANVWNSRGAGPRPDGRTGLDHVALTGFPEKSAAVADPFGNRFEFV is encoded by the coding sequence ATGACCGGCATCGCCCATGTCGCGCTGACCGTGCGCGACCTGCCCGGCATGGCGCGGTTCTATCAGACCGTGCTTGGGCTGGAGCCGATGGGCGCGGACGGGGCACAGCGCGATCTGGGCGCGGGCGGGCAGGTGCTGATCCGCCTGTCGGGCGATCCCGCCGCCATCCCGCGCGATCCGCGTGACGCAGGCCTGTTCCACACCGCCTTCCTGCTGCCCGACCGCGCGGCCCTGGGCCGTTGGCTGCGCCACGCCGCCGATACGGGCGTGCGGCTGACCGGCGCATCGGATCACGATGTCAGCGAGGCGCTGTATCTGGACGACCCCGAAGGCAACGGGATTGAGATCTATCGCGACCGGCCTGCCTCGGACTGGACCCGCGACGGCGACCGCGTGCGGATGGTCACCGAACGGCTGGACCTGAACGATCTTGCGGCCGCGGCGGACGGGCCCTGGCAGGACGCGCCCGCCGGGACCCAAATCGGCCATGTCCACCTGCAGGTCGGGGCGATGGACGCGGCCGATGACTTCATGCAGGGCACGCTTGGCCTGACGCGCACCCATGATGCGCCGGGCGGGGGCTGGTACGGCTGGAACGGCTATCACCACCATCTGGCCGCGAATGTCTGGAACAGCCGGGGGGCCGGTCCCCGCCCCGACGGCCGGACCGGGCTGGATCACGTCGCCTTGACCGGATTTCCGGAGAAATCGGCGGCCGTGGCGGACCCGTTCGGGAACCGGTTCGAATTTGTCTGA
- a CDS encoding alpha-glucosidase: MAEWWRDAVIYQIYPRSFQDSDGDGIGDLPGITRRLDHVAGLGVDAIWLSPFFTSPQKDMGYDVSDYTGVDPLFGSMADFDAMVARAHALGLKVIIDQVISHSSDKHPWFDESRRDRTNPKADWYVWADPKPDGTPPTNWPSVFGGPAWEWEPRRRQYYLHNFLIEQPDLNMWNPAVQDALLDTMRFWLDRGVDGFRLDTVNYYFHDAKLRDNPPNPDHKGPETYGFQRHIHSKNQRENIAFLERMRALTDEYDARMMVGEVGDGGQTAIDIMGDYTQGDDRLHMCYSFEMLSPDFTARHFRHTIEGVHDHAPDSHSCWSFSNHDVIRHVSRWADHAQSPEALARQAAAMLLSFPGTICLYQGEELGQTETTLVYEELTDPPALRFWPEVKGRDGCRTPMVWDQSEPHAGFSDAAPWLPVKDDQAVRAVAHQQNSNDSVLAAYRGTIAFRKASDALRFGKTAFLDMPEPILAFRRDHDGQALTAVFNLSRTPLSVAVAGDTDLSGPVNATLEGGTLHLPANGFAWLTGVPALTA, translated from the coding sequence ATGGCGGAATGGTGGCGCGACGCGGTGATCTATCAGATCTATCCCCGCAGTTTTCAGGACAGTGACGGCGACGGCATCGGCGACCTGCCGGGCATCACGCGCCGGCTGGACCATGTGGCGGGCCTTGGTGTGGATGCGATCTGGCTGTCGCCCTTCTTCACCTCGCCGCAGAAGGACATGGGCTATGACGTGTCGGACTATACCGGCGTCGACCCGCTGTTCGGCAGCATGGCCGATTTCGACGCCATGGTCGCCCGCGCGCACGCCCTGGGCCTGAAGGTCATCATCGACCAGGTCATCAGCCATTCCAGCGACAAGCATCCCTGGTTCGACGAGAGCCGCCGCGACCGCACCAACCCCAAGGCCGACTGGTATGTCTGGGCCGACCCCAAGCCCGACGGCACCCCGCCCACGAACTGGCCCTCCGTCTTCGGCGGCCCGGCATGGGAATGGGAGCCGCGCCGGCGCCAGTACTACCTGCACAACTTCCTGATCGAGCAGCCCGACCTGAACATGTGGAACCCTGCGGTCCAGGACGCCCTGCTGGATACGATGCGTTTCTGGCTGGATCGCGGCGTCGACGGGTTCCGGCTGGACACGGTCAACTACTACTTCCACGACGCCAAGCTGCGCGACAACCCGCCCAATCCTGACCACAAGGGCCCCGAGACCTACGGCTTTCAGCGCCACATCCATTCCAAGAACCAGCGCGAGAACATCGCCTTCCTGGAACGCATGCGCGCGCTGACCGACGAATACGACGCCCGCATGATGGTCGGAGAGGTCGGCGACGGCGGCCAGACCGCCATCGACATCATGGGCGATTACACCCAGGGCGATGACCGCCTGCACATGTGCTACAGCTTCGAGATGCTCAGCCCCGACTTCACCGCGCGCCATTTCCGGCACACGATCGAGGGCGTGCACGATCATGCCCCCGACAGCCATTCCTGCTGGTCCTTCTCGAACCACGACGTGATCCGGCACGTGTCCCGTTGGGCCGACCATGCGCAATCCCCCGAGGCGCTGGCACGGCAGGCGGCGGCGATGCTGCTGTCCTTTCCCGGCACGATCTGCCTCTATCAGGGAGAGGAGCTGGGCCAGACCGAGACGACCCTGGTCTATGAGGAACTGACCGACCCCCCCGCCCTGCGCTTCTGGCCCGAGGTCAAGGGCCGCGACGGCTGCCGCACGCCGATGGTCTGGGACCAGAGCGAACCGCATGCGGGGTTCTCGGACGCGGCGCCCTGGCTGCCGGTCAAGGACGACCAGGCGGTCCGCGCCGTGGCGCATCAGCAGAACAGCAACGACAGCGTGCTGGCCGCCTATCGCGGCACGATCGCCTTCCGCAAGGCGTCCGATGCGCTGCGCTTCGGCAAGACCGCCTTCCTGGACATGCCCGAACCGATCCTGGCCTTCCGCCGCGACCATGACGGGCAGGCGCTGACGGCGGTGTTCAACCTGTCGCGCACGCCCCTGTCGGTGGCGGTCGCGGGCGATACCGACCTCAGCGGCCCGGTCAACGCCACGCTGGAGGGCGGCACGCTGCACCTGCCGGCGAACGGCTTCGCCTGGCTGACGGGTGTGCCGGCGCTGACCGCCTAA
- a CDS encoding ring-cleaving dioxygenase — translation MQLTGIHHLTAITANARGNNQFYTQTLGLRRVKKTVNQDDTSAYHLFFADGAGSPGTDITFFDWPAAPERRGTNAITRTGLRVGEDSMDYWADRLSGLASKITTLDGRPTLDVEDPEGQRLRLIAAPTPAGQPWDRSDVPAEHQIHGLGPITISVPELAPTQAVLTQVMNMRLVRDYASPDGQGQVHVFEMGEGGAAAELHVAVQPGLPQARQGAGGVHHVAFRVPDTAALTAWTDRVARFRVPSSGEVERFYFRSLYFREPGGNLFELATDGPGFDVDEPFETMGESLSLPPFLEGKRQQIEAGLKPLA, via the coding sequence ATGCAGCTGACCGGAATCCATCACCTGACGGCGATCACCGCCAATGCGCGGGGCAACAACCAGTTCTATACCCAGACCCTTGGCCTGCGCCGGGTCAAGAAGACCGTGAACCAGGACGACACCTCGGCCTATCACCTGTTCTTCGCGGACGGGGCGGGCAGCCCCGGCACCGACATCACCTTCTTCGACTGGCCCGCCGCGCCCGAACGCCGCGGCACGAACGCGATCACCCGGACGGGGCTGCGCGTGGGCGAGGACAGTATGGACTACTGGGCCGACCGTCTGTCGGGCCTGGCCAGCAAGATCACCACGCTGGACGGCCGCCCGACCCTGGATGTCGAGGACCCCGAGGGTCAGCGCCTGCGCCTGATCGCCGCCCCCACCCCGGCAGGCCAGCCCTGGGATCGCAGCGACGTGCCCGCCGAACACCAGATTCACGGGCTGGGGCCGATCACCATCTCGGTTCCCGAACTGGCCCCGACCCAAGCCGTGCTGACCCAGGTCATGAACATGCGCCTGGTGCGCGACTATGCCAGCCCCGATGGCCAGGGCCAGGTCCATGTCTTCGAGATGGGCGAGGGTGGTGCCGCGGCCGAACTGCATGTCGCGGTCCAGCCCGGCCTGCCGCAGGCGCGCCAGGGCGCGGGCGGGGTGCATCACGTGGCCTTCCGCGTGCCCGATACCGCTGCCCTGACCGCCTGGACCGACCGCGTGGCCCGGTTCCGCGTGCCCAGCAGCGGCGAGGTCGAGCGGTTCTATTTCCGGTCGTTGTATTTCCGCGAACCCGGCGGCAATCTGTTCGAACTGGCGACCGACGGGCCGGGCTTCGACGTGGACGAACCCTTCGAGACGATGGGCGAGAGCCTGTCCCTGCCCCCCTTCCTGGAGGGCAAGCGCCAGCAGATCGAGGCCGGGCTGAAACCCCTGGCCTGA
- a CDS encoding NADPH-dependent FMN reductase, whose product MTTILGLSGSLRRASLNSGLLRAAADAAPEGVTITIGDIAQVPLYDGDLEAASGIPAAVTTLTDQLAAADGLLLVSPEYNNGVPGVLKNVIDWMSRGQGMAIFKGKPVAVIGASPGNFGTAHAQSHWLPVLRMLATRPWWEGRLMVSRAGDLFDDQGNLTDDKTRERLVEFVAGFAGSIGGGRS is encoded by the coding sequence ATGACCACGATCCTGGGACTTTCCGGCAGCCTGCGTCGGGCATCGCTGAATTCCGGCCTGCTTCGGGCGGCGGCGGATGCCGCCCCCGAGGGTGTGACGATCACCATCGGCGACATCGCGCAGGTGCCGCTCTATGACGGCGACCTGGAGGCCGCGTCGGGCATTCCCGCCGCGGTCACGACCCTGACCGACCAGCTGGCGGCCGCGGACGGGCTGCTGCTGGTCAGCCCTGAATACAACAACGGCGTGCCGGGCGTGCTGAAGAACGTCATCGACTGGATGTCGCGCGGCCAGGGCATGGCCATCTTCAAGGGCAAGCCCGTGGCCGTCATCGGCGCCTCTCCGGGCAATTTCGGAACCGCGCATGCGCAGTCGCACTGGCTGCCGGTGCTGCGGATGCTGGCCACCCGCCCTTGGTGGGAAGGACGGCTGATGGTGTCGCGCGCGGGCGATCTGTTCGACGACCAAGGCAACCTGACGGACGACAAGACCCGCGAAAGGCTGGTCGAATTCGTGGCGGGCTTTGCCGGCTCGATCGGCGGCGGCCGGTCATGA
- the glgB gene encoding 1,4-alpha-glucan branching protein GlgB, with product MDKSKNSPHVSPEDQALLAQGRCSQPFSILGPRPFGDGQWLTVYHPDLAALSAVGPDGETDLPRVAGDLFAGPIPAGPYRLKARSGGGVEWTFDDPYRFAPVLGEMDLHLLAEGTHKRLWQALGAHVTTHQGVAGTRFAVWAPNARRVSVVGQFNGWDGRRHPMRRVGQGFWEIFLPDLGEGTLYKYEVLDAHGGVMLKADPMGFGSQHPPEKASVVRDITGYGWKDAEWMARRARAQDRRAPISIYEVHPGSWRRKYDDGGRPLSYQEMARDLVAYAKDMGFTHLELMPVSEFPFDGSWGYQPVGLYAPTIRFGPPHEFRDLVDAAHQAGLGVLLDWVPGHFPTDAHGLARFDGTELYEHADPREGFHQDWNTLIYNYGRTEVQNFLTANAVYWLDEYHVDGLRVDAVASMLYRDYSRKAGEWVPNKDGGRENYEAIAFLQNMNIEAYGEQPGIMTVAEESTSFPKVSAPVDAGGLGFGFKWNMGWMNDTLRYMSRDPVHRRYHHDLMSFGLMYAFTENFILPISHDEVVHGKGSLLHKMPGDEWQQFANLRAYYGFMWGHPGKKLLFMGCEFGQPEEWNHNGELNWHAAGQPMHQGVQALVRDLNGLYRDTPALHVKDAEPEGFQWIATDPAQSTYSWIRRGDAGDPPVVLVCNFTPVPRPGFRIGVPQAGRWREAVNTDATAYGGSGMGNLGGVVADGEPQDGQPASMAVTLPPLSVVIFVAAG from the coding sequence ATGGACAAAAGCAAGAATTCTCCGCATGTTAGCCCCGAAGATCAGGCCCTGCTGGCCCAGGGGCGATGTTCGCAACCGTTTTCAATTCTGGGACCGCGCCCGTTCGGCGACGGTCAGTGGCTGACCGTCTATCACCCCGACCTGGCCGCACTGTCGGCCGTGGGGCCCGATGGAGAGACGGATCTGCCGCGCGTGGCGGGCGATCTGTTCGCCGGCCCGATCCCGGCCGGTCCCTATCGGCTGAAGGCCCGGTCGGGCGGCGGCGTCGAATGGACCTTTGACGACCCCTATCGGTTCGCGCCCGTGCTGGGCGAGATGGACCTGCACCTGCTAGCCGAAGGCACGCACAAGCGGCTGTGGCAGGCGCTGGGCGCGCATGTGACCACCCATCAGGGCGTCGCAGGGACCCGCTTTGCGGTCTGGGCGCCCAATGCGCGGCGGGTGTCGGTCGTGGGCCAGTTCAACGGGTGGGACGGCCGGCGTCATCCGATGCGCCGCGTGGGCCAGGGGTTCTGGGAGATCTTCCTGCCCGACCTGGGCGAGGGCACCCTCTACAAGTACGAGGTCCTGGACGCCCATGGCGGGGTCATGCTGAAGGCCGACCCGATGGGTTTCGGCAGCCAGCATCCGCCCGAGAAGGCCAGCGTGGTGCGCGACATCACCGGCTATGGCTGGAAGGACGCCGAATGGATGGCGCGGCGCGCGCGGGCGCAGGATCGCCGCGCCCCCATCAGCATCTATGAGGTCCATCCGGGCAGCTGGCGGCGCAAGTACGACGATGGCGGGCGGCCGCTCTCCTATCAGGAGATGGCGCGGGATCTGGTGGCCTATGCCAAGGACATGGGCTTCACCCATCTGGAGCTGATGCCGGTCAGCGAATTTCCGTTTGACGGGTCATGGGGCTATCAGCCGGTGGGCCTTTATGCGCCGACGATCCGGTTCGGCCCGCCGCATGAGTTCCGCGACCTGGTCGATGCGGCGCACCAGGCAGGGTTGGGGGTGCTGCTGGACTGGGTGCCGGGGCATTTCCCGACCGACGCGCATGGCCTGGCCCGCTTCGACGGGACCGAGCTTTACGAACATGCCGACCCGCGCGAGGGGTTCCACCAGGACTGGAACACGCTGATCTACAATTACGGCCGGACCGAGGTGCAGAACTTCCTGACGGCCAATGCGGTCTATTGGCTGGACGAATATCATGTCGACGGGCTGCGCGTGGATGCGGTGGCCTCGATGCTCTATCGCGACTATTCGCGCAAGGCGGGCGAATGGGTCCCGAACAAGGATGGCGGGCGCGAGAATTACGAGGCGATCGCCTTTCTTCAGAACATGAACATCGAGGCTTACGGCGAACAGCCCGGCATCATGACCGTGGCCGAGGAGAGCACGTCATTCCCCAAGGTGTCGGCCCCGGTCGATGCGGGGGGGCTGGGCTTTGGCTTCAAGTGGAACATGGGCTGGATGAACGACACCCTGCGCTACATGAGCCGCGATCCGGTCCACCGCCGCTATCACCACGACCTGATGAGTTTCGGGCTGATGTATGCGTTCACCGAGAACTTCATCCTGCCGATCAGCCATGACGAGGTCGTCCACGGCAAGGGCAGCCTGCTGCACAAGATGCCCGGCGACGAATGGCAGCAGTTCGCGAACCTGCGCGCCTATTACGGCTTCATGTGGGGGCATCCGGGGAAAAAGCTGCTGTTCATGGGCTGCGAGTTCGGCCAGCCCGAGGAGTGGAACCACAACGGAGAGCTGAACTGGCACGCCGCCGGGCAGCCGATGCACCAGGGCGTGCAGGCGCTGGTGCGCGACCTGAACGGCCTTTACCGCGACACCCCCGCCCTGCACGTCAAGGATGCCGAGCCCGAGGGGTTCCAGTGGATCGCGACCGATCCCGCGCAGTCGACCTATTCCTGGATCCGGCGTGGCGATGCGGGCGATCCGCCGGTGGTGTTGGTCTGCAACTTCACCCCCGTGCCGCGTCCCGGTTTCCGCATCGGCGTGCCGCAGGCGGGGCGCTGGCGCGAGGCGGTGAACACCGATGCCACCGCCTATGGCGGCAGCGGCATGGGCAATCTGGGCGGCGTCGTGGCGGACGGGGAACCGCAGGACGGTCAGCCGGCTTCGATGGCTGTGACCCTGCCGCCCCTGTCCGTGGTGATCTTCGTGGCGGCAGGCTGA
- a CDS encoding LysR family transcriptional regulator, producing MTWTITDIRTFLSVLDAGSISGAAARSDLSKSVVSKRITDFEAALGVALFTRHAGRIAPTDSALSLAERLRPALAELVAATESAAAPEAALRGRLAIAAPMSFGIRHLGPVIAGFARAHPGLEIVLDYDDRHMDLGRAGFDLGLRIGHLKDSSLMARRLCEDPRALVASPDYLAQHGAVGAPGDLAGHEVIGYLNARLAEIWPFGAQVAPPRQSRVSANNGEAMRDLAIGGLGLALLPLFIVHDALRDGRLVQVLPDLAQDPLPISVVWPPIRPLPRKTRAFVDHIAAAFAEDPPWQRGLVRPATAGGPAPRTPRPPKPLEGVP from the coding sequence ATGACCTGGACGATCACGGATATCCGAACCTTTCTGTCGGTGCTGGATGCGGGCAGCATCTCGGGTGCCGCGGCGCGGTCGGACCTGTCGAAATCCGTGGTCAGCAAGCGGATCACCGATTTCGAGGCCGCGTTGGGCGTCGCGCTGTTCACCCGGCATGCCGGGCGCATCGCGCCCACCGACAGCGCGCTGTCCCTGGCCGAACGGTTGCGCCCGGCGCTGGCCGAACTGGTCGCCGCCACCGAAAGCGCCGCCGCGCCCGAGGCCGCGCTGCGCGGGCGGCTGGCCATCGCAGCGCCGATGAGTTTCGGCATCCGCCACCTGGGCCCGGTGATCGCGGGTTTCGCGCGCGCCCATCCGGGGCTGGAGATCGTGCTGGATTACGATGACCGGCACATGGACCTGGGGCGGGCGGGGTTCGATCTGGGGCTGCGCATCGGGCATCTGAAGGACAGCAGCCTGATGGCGCGCCGCCTGTGCGAGGATCCGCGCGCCCTGGTGGCCAGTCCCGATTACCTGGCGCAGCACGGCGCGGTCGGGGCGCCCGGCGATCTGGCGGGGCACGAGGTCATCGGATACCTGAACGCGCGGCTGGCCGAGATCTGGCCCTTTGGCGCCCAGGTCGCGCCGCCCCGGCAAAGCCGGGTGTCGGCCAACAACGGCGAGGCGATGCGCGATCTGGCCATCGGCGGGTTGGGCCTGGCGCTGCTTCCGCTGTTCATCGTTCATGACGCGCTGCGCGACGGGCGGCTGGTGCAGGTGCTGCCGGACTTGGCGCAGGACCCGCTGCCGATCAGCGTGGTCTGGCCGCCAATCCGGCCGCTGCCCCGCAAGACACGCGCCTTTGTCGATCACATCGCGGCGGCCTTTGCCGAGGACCCGCCATGGCAGCGCGGCCTGGTGCGTCCCGCGACGGCCGGGGGGCCAGCCCCCCGGACCCCCCGCCCCCCCAAGCCCCTGGAAGGTGTGCCATGA
- the glgC gene encoding glucose-1-phosphate adenylyltransferase encodes MVETQRLTRRAMAFVLAGGRGSRLKELTDRRVKPAVYFGGKTRIIDFALSNAMNSGIRKIAIATQYKAHSLIRHCQRGWNFFRAERNEFLDILPASQRTSEDHWYRGTADAVTQNIDIVDDYDVDYIVILAGDHIYKMDYEIMLREHVESGADVTVGCLTVPRMEATAFGVMDVDATGRIVSFLEKPADPPAMPGEPDKALASMGIYVFNWAFLRDLLLRDAQDPNSSHDFGTDLIPDIVKNGKAMAHRFDTSCVREAHAPAYWKDVGTVDAFWQANIALTDFTPDLNLWDRDWPIWTYSESVPPAKFIHDETDRRGLAVSSMVSGGCIISGTEVRNSLLFTEVHTNSYAVLDHAVVLPYVTVNRHARLRNVVIDSRVVIPEGLIVGEDPEADARWFRVSEGGVTLITQDMLDRRAASL; translated from the coding sequence ATGGTGGAAACGCAACGGCTGACGCGCCGGGCGATGGCATTCGTGCTGGCGGGGGGCCGGGGCAGTCGCCTGAAGGAGCTGACCGACCGGCGCGTCAAGCCCGCCGTCTATTTCGGCGGCAAGACCCGCATCATCGACTTTGCCCTGTCGAACGCGATGAACTCCGGCATCCGCAAGATCGCCATCGCCACGCAGTACAAGGCCCACAGCCTGATCCGGCATTGCCAGCGCGGCTGGAACTTCTTCCGGGCCGAACGCAACGAGTTCCTGGACATCCTGCCCGCCAGCCAGCGCACGTCCGAGGACCATTGGTACCGCGGCACGGCCGATGCGGTCACCCAGAACATCGACATCGTGGACGATTACGACGTCGATTACATCGTCATCCTGGCGGGCGACCACATCTACAAGATGGACTACGAGATCATGCTGCGCGAGCATGTCGAAAGCGGCGCGGACGTCACCGTGGGCTGCCTGACCGTGCCCCGGATGGAGGCCACGGCCTTTGGCGTGATGGACGTGGACGCCACGGGCCGCATCGTGTCCTTCCTGGAGAAGCCCGCCGATCCGCCCGCCATGCCGGGCGAGCCGGACAAGGCGCTGGCGTCGATGGGCATCTATGTCTTCAACTGGGCCTTTTTGCGCGACCTGCTGCTGCGCGATGCGCAGGACCCCAATTCCAGCCACGATTTCGGCACCGACTTGATCCCCGACATCGTCAAGAACGGCAAGGCGATGGCGCATCGGTTCGACACGTCCTGCGTGCGCGAGGCGCATGCGCCGGCCTATTGGAAGGACGTGGGCACGGTCGACGCCTTCTGGCAGGCCAACATCGCGCTGACCGACTTCACCCCGGACCTGAACCTGTGGGACCGCGACTGGCCGATCTGGACCTATTCCGAAAGCGTGCCGCCCGCCAAGTTCATCCATGACGAGACCGACCGCCGCGGCCTTGCCGTGTCGTCGATGGTGTCCGGGGGCTGCATCATCTCGGGGACCGAGGTGCGCAATTCGCTGCTGTTCACCGAGGTGCACACGAACAGCTATGCGGTCCTGGATCACGCGGTGGTGCTGCCCTACGTGACGGTGAACCGCCATGCCCGGCTGCGCAACGTCGTGATCGACAGCCGCGTGGTCATCCCCGAGGGCTTGATCGTCGGAGAGGACCCCGAGGCCGATGCCCGCTGGTTCCGCGTCAGCGAGGGCGGCGTGACCCTGATCACCCAGGACATGCTGGACCGAAGGGCGGCATCCCTGTGA